The proteins below come from a single Stutzerimonas stutzeri RCH2 genomic window:
- a CDS encoding universal stress protein: protein MRRLLVAYDGSDNAKRALQYVVDLARDTGMSLQVDVVNVQHEPVIYGEYFTAAMYDELNNSLIAKARTVLDEAAAVLQAAGLTCETHALMGNVAEQVADAVKRLGCDTVVMGTRGLGSFTGLVLGSVANRVIHEVSVPVLLVK, encoded by the coding sequence ATGCGCAGGCTTCTGGTTGCATATGATGGTTCGGACAACGCCAAGCGCGCCTTGCAGTATGTCGTCGACCTGGCGCGGGATACCGGAATGTCGCTGCAGGTGGACGTCGTCAATGTCCAGCACGAGCCGGTCATCTATGGCGAATATTTCACTGCGGCCATGTACGACGAATTGAACAACAGCCTGATTGCCAAGGCTCGTACCGTTCTCGACGAGGCGGCTGCCGTGCTGCAGGCGGCGGGCCTGACTTGTGAGACTCATGCGCTCATGGGCAACGTCGCCGAACAGGTCGCCGATGCAGTCAAGCGGCTGGGTTGCGACACGGTGGTGATGGGTACCCGCGGCCTGGGCAGCTTCACCGGGCTGGTGCTGGGGTCGGTGGCGAACCGGGTGATCCACGAGGTATCGGTCCCGGTTCTGCTGGTCAAATGA
- a CDS encoding group II truncated hemoglobin: protein MTSAQEPAFGVGDASFQAAGGEPGLQRLVADFYQVMEESPQATRVRAMYPDDLGEAQDRLASFLSGWLGGPKRYAEKYGGISIPQFHTRWQVGEAERDAWLFCMEQAIARQPYTEAFAEYLLRQLRVPAERIRQVQAPCPARPGRN from the coding sequence ATGACCTCCGCTCAAGAACCCGCGTTTGGCGTCGGCGACGCTTCATTCCAGGCTGCCGGCGGCGAGCCCGGACTGCAACGGCTGGTCGCCGACTTCTATCAGGTGATGGAAGAATCGCCCCAGGCGACAAGGGTACGCGCCATGTATCCGGATGACCTGGGCGAAGCGCAAGATCGTCTCGCGAGTTTCCTCAGCGGCTGGCTGGGCGGCCCGAAGCGCTACGCGGAAAAGTACGGTGGCATCAGCATTCCGCAGTTCCACACCCGCTGGCAGGTCGGCGAAGCCGAGCGGGATGCATGGCTGTTCTGCATGGAGCAGGCGATTGCCCGCCAGCCCTACACAGAGGCATTCGCCGAATACCTGTTGCGCCAGTTGCGCGTCCCCGCCGAGCGTATCCGTCAGGTGCAAGCACCCTGCCCGGCTCGTCCAGGCCGCAACTGA
- a CDS encoding SIR2 family protein: MDQLRDAYRNNRLILFVGSGVSANIGLPPWKDLIDEIAVQLDYDPEVFNTYGNFLALAEYYRIKKGSIGPLRSWMDREWHRNIEIRDSEIHRLIVQGRFPAIYTTNYDRWLEYAHEAHAVDYVKIANASDLTKARDGVRQIVKFHGDFDDDASIVLDETSYYQRLQFETPLDIKLRADTLSKAVLFIGYSLSDTNIRLLFHKLSKIWNEHEALGVRPISYVFSHKPNPVQEEVLRQWGIRMIASEDDEPGVALKNFLQQLVEG; encoded by the coding sequence ATGGACCAGCTCCGCGATGCGTACCGCAACAATCGCCTGATTCTGTTCGTCGGCTCAGGCGTTTCCGCCAACATCGGCCTCCCACCCTGGAAGGACCTGATCGACGAAATTGCCGTGCAGCTCGATTACGACCCCGAGGTGTTCAATACCTATGGCAATTTCCTTGCGCTGGCGGAGTATTACCGGATCAAGAAAGGCAGCATCGGCCCACTGCGCAGCTGGATGGACCGCGAATGGCACCGCAACATCGAGATACGGGATTCGGAAATCCATCGACTGATCGTCCAGGGGCGCTTTCCCGCGATCTACACCACCAACTATGACCGATGGCTCGAATATGCTCATGAAGCGCATGCGGTCGATTATGTGAAGATCGCCAATGCCAGCGACCTGACCAAGGCGCGCGACGGGGTCAGGCAGATCGTGAAGTTTCATGGCGACTTTGATGATGACGCCTCGATCGTGCTCGACGAAACCAGCTATTACCAGCGCCTGCAATTCGAGACTCCGCTGGATATCAAGTTGCGTGCTGACACGCTAAGCAAGGCCGTTCTGTTTATTGGTTACAGCCTTTCGGATACCAATATCCGTTTGCTCTTCCACAAGCTGTCGAAAATATGGAACGAGCATGAAGCGCTGGGTGTAAGGCCGATTTCCTATGTGTTCTCACACAAACCCAACCCGGTACAGGAAGAAGTCTTACGACAATGGGGGATTCGCATGATTGCATCCGAAGACGACGAACCCGGCGTTGCTCTGAAGAACTTTCTTCAGCAACTGGTCGAGGGCTGA
- a CDS encoding YajD family HNH nuclease: MSTSKPTTPYSQREQGYREKALKMYPWVCGRCAREFSGKRLSELTVHHKDHNHDNNPEDGSNWELLCLYCHDNEHSRYTDNQYQAEARPGSDLGPKETFKAFANLADLLKGKQG, translated from the coding sequence ATGAGTACCAGCAAGCCCACCACGCCCTACAGCCAGCGCGAGCAGGGCTACCGGGAAAAAGCACTGAAGATGTACCCGTGGGTCTGCGGGCGTTGCGCCCGGGAGTTTTCCGGCAAGCGCCTGAGTGAATTGACGGTCCATCACAAGGACCACAATCACGACAACAACCCAGAGGATGGCTCGAACTGGGAGCTGCTCTGTCTGTACTGCCACGACAACGAGCACTCCCGTTACACGGACAACCAGTACCAGGCCGAAGCCCGCCCCGGCAGCGATCTTGGTCCGAAGGAAACCTTCAAGGCCTTCGCCAACCTGGCCGACCTGCTCAAGGGCAAACAGGGCTGA
- a CDS encoding YebC/PmpR family DNA-binding transcriptional regulator, whose translation MGAQWKAKHKEAAANAKGRIFGKLSKEIMIAARSGADPDMNPRLRLVVEQAKKASMPKDTLERAIKKGAGLSGEVVHYERTLYEGFAPHQVPLIVECLTDNVNRTVAEIRVLFRKGQLGSSGSVSWDFDHVGMIEAAPQGDADAEMAAIEAGAQDFEAADEGATLFITEPTDLDAVCKALPEFGFTVQSAQLGYRPKNPVSLSGAELEEVEAFLEAIDAHDDVQNVYVGLAG comes from the coding sequence ATGGGCGCACAGTGGAAAGCGAAGCATAAGGAAGCGGCGGCGAACGCCAAGGGCAGGATCTTCGGCAAGCTGTCGAAGGAAATCATGATCGCAGCCCGCAGCGGTGCCGACCCCGATATGAATCCGCGCCTGCGCCTGGTCGTCGAGCAAGCCAAGAAGGCCTCGATGCCCAAGGACACCCTTGAGCGCGCCATCAAGAAAGGTGCCGGTCTCAGCGGTGAAGTGGTTCATTACGAGCGCACCCTCTACGAAGGCTTCGCTCCGCATCAGGTGCCGCTGATCGTCGAATGTCTGACCGACAACGTGAACCGTACCGTCGCCGAGATCCGCGTGCTGTTCCGCAAGGGCCAGCTGGGCTCATCCGGCTCGGTGAGCTGGGACTTCGACCATGTCGGCATGATCGAGGCGGCTCCTCAAGGCGACGCCGACGCAGAAATGGCCGCCATCGAGGCCGGCGCCCAGGATTTCGAAGCAGCGGACGAAGGCGCCACCCTGTTCATCACCGAACCGACCGATCTCGACGCCGTCTGCAAAGCCCTGCCGGAGTTCGGCTTTACGGTGCAGTCCGCACAACTGGGTTATCGCCCGAAGAACCCGGTCAGCCTGTCCGGTGCGGAACTCGAAGAGGTCGAAGCATTCCTCGAGGCCATCGATGCCCACGACGACGTGCAGAACGTCTATGTCGGCTTGGCTGGCTGA
- a CDS encoding non-canonical purine NTP pyrophosphatase yields the protein MKIRFASINQQKIREVCEILEPSGIEVKPFPIRIEELRTEDLQQLVSDKLLTAFKLIGKPVFVEHTGLFVNSLNGFPGGLTQIFWDRLQAKRFSELIGRLDDPAAEARTLIGYCDGRKRHFFEGIVAGRISSSPAGHGGFEWDDVFIPDGQNETFAQLGKQKNGLSMRRRALDAFVTFLRES from the coding sequence ATGAAAATCCGCTTTGCGTCCATCAACCAGCAGAAGATCCGCGAGGTCTGCGAGATCCTCGAGCCGAGCGGGATCGAGGTGAAACCCTTCCCGATCCGTATCGAGGAGCTGCGCACCGAGGACCTGCAGCAACTGGTGAGCGATAAGCTCCTGACGGCATTCAAACTGATCGGCAAGCCGGTCTTCGTCGAGCATACCGGGCTGTTCGTCAACAGCCTCAACGGCTTTCCCGGTGGCCTGACGCAGATATTCTGGGATCGCCTGCAAGCCAAGCGATTCTCCGAACTGATCGGGCGACTCGACGACCCCGCGGCAGAAGCACGAACCCTGATCGGCTATTGCGACGGTCGCAAGCGGCACTTCTTCGAGGGCATCGTTGCTGGGCGTATTTCATCGTCCCCGGCAGGTCACGGTGGTTTCGAATGGGACGACGTATTCATCCCCGATGGGCAGAACGAGACGTTCGCGCAGCTGGGCAAGCAGAAGAACGGATTGTCCATGCGCCGGCGCGCACTGGATGCCTTCGTCACCTTTCTGCGGGAGTCCTAA